From a single Nicotiana tomentosiformis chromosome 2, ASM39032v3, whole genome shotgun sequence genomic region:
- the LOC138904816 gene encoding uncharacterized mitochondrial protein AtMg00810-like: MANGNTDLMSQVKESNEENTIEPPADTEEPGSSIIITEAEDRVVDVVQGTPDAEQRNVYVDNIIFGATSDSLCEEFAKLMVSEFEMNMMEELNFFFGLQVKQIPKGTMISQQKYIKELLKIFEMKSSKIIDTLIATATCLDMNEPGSPVNATIYRGIIGSFLYLTTSRPDIVFTVGLCARFQSSPKESRLKAAVRILRYLKGTQDLVLYYMSGDNFDLIRYADASYARYLFDRKSTSGMTHFLRSCLISWGIKKQKSVALSTAEAEYVAVASYYA; the protein is encoded by the exons ATGGCAAATGGAAATACTGATTTGATGAGTCAAGTCAAGGAATCCAACGAAGAGAATACAATAGAACCTCCAGCTGATACAGAAGAACCTGGTTCCTCCATTATAATAACTGAAGCAGAAGACAGAGTTGTTGATGTCGTGCAAGGAACCCCTGACGCTGAGCAGAGAAATG TTTATGTTGACAACATCATCTTTGGTGCAACAAGTGATTCCTTGTGTGAGGAGTTTGCAAAGCTTATGGTAAGCGAGTTTGAAATGAACATGATGGAGGAACTGAATTTTTTCTTCGGGTTGCAAGTTAAGCAAATACCTAAGGGAACGatgataagtcagcagaagtaTATTAAAGAGCTCCTGAAGATATTTGAGATGAAAAGTTCAAAAATTATTGATACTCTTATTGCCACTGCCACTTGTCTGGACATGAATGAACCCGGCTCTCCTGTTAATGCAACTATTTATAGAGGTATCATTGGTTCATTCTTGTATCTCACAACTAGCAGACCTGATATTGTATTCACTGTGGGATTATGCGCTAGATTTCAATCCAGTCCAAAGGAATCTCGTCTGAAAGCTGCCGTGAGGATTCTaaggtatctcaaaggaacgcaggacctggttctctactataTGTCAGGAGACAATTTTGACTTAATTAGGTATGCTGATGCTAGTTATGCTCGTTATCTATTTGATAGAAAGAGCACATCTGGCATGACACACTTTTTGAGGTCATGCTTAATCTCATGGGGTATAAAGAAACAAAAATCTGTGGCTCTTTCAACTGCAGAAGCTGAATATGTGGCAGTTGCCTCTTATTATGCTTAA